One Solea senegalensis isolate Sse05_10M linkage group LG21, IFAPA_SoseM_1, whole genome shotgun sequence DNA segment encodes these proteins:
- the ddx55 gene encoding ATP-dependent RNA helicase DDX55 yields MDNTTEGTWDSLPVKLNEGVFQTLEELKFTHMTPVQSACIPLFLTNKDVAAEAVTGSGKTLAFVIPIIELLLKREEKLKKMQVGALVITPTRELALQISEVMGQFIQKFPQFTQILLIGGSNPIEDVEKFKNQGANIVIATPGRLEDMFRRKPDGLDLGSSVRSLDVLVLDEADRLLEMGFDASLNTILGYLPKQRRTGLFSATQTQELEKLVRAGLRNPVRITVKEKGVAATATQKTPSRLSNYYTMCRSEDKFNNLVAFLRQHKHEKQLVFFSTCACVEYYGRALETLIKKVTVSLIHGKMKNKRNKIFADFRSLKSGILVCTDVMARGIDIPDVNWVLQYDPPSSARAFVHRCGRTARIGNQGNALVFLLPMEESYVNFLSINQKCPLQKMPPIADVVDVLPKVKAMSLADRAMFDRSMRAFVSYVQAYAKHECSLIFRIKDLDFASLARGFALLRMPKMPELRRKTFPNFIGTTVDTETIRYKDKNREKQRQKMLKEREEADPQPRRNFVKNKSWSKQKTKKERKRKRSTKRKQDEDSGTDDEDMTELLNDTRLLKKLKKGQISAEDFDKQIVKSEHKTEAPSLDCVDQEDV; encoded by the exons ATGGACAACACGACAGAAGGGACATGGGACAGTTTACCCGTAAAGCTTAACGAAGGGGTTTTTCAGACACTGGAGGAGCTGAAGTTCACACACATGACTCCTGTACAG TCCGCGTGTATCCCGCTGTTTTTGACCAACAAAGATGTGGCTGCTGAGGCG GTGACGGGCAGTGGAAAGACGCTCGCTTTCGTCATCCCTATCATAGAACTGCTcctgaagagagaagaaaaactgaagAAGATGCAG GTTGGGGCCCTGGTGATCACTCCCACAAGAGAATTGGCCCTTCAGATCAGTGAAGTGATGGGGCAGTTCATTCAAAAGTTTCCACAGTTCAC gcAGATTTTACTGATTGGTGGCTCTAACCCAATAGAAGATGTGGAGAAGTTCAAGAATCAAGG AGCAAACATTGTGATTGCGACGCCTGGCCGCCTAGAGGACATGTTCAGGAGGAAGCCGGACGGTTTGGACTTGGGCAGCTCGGTCAGGAGTCTGGACGTGCTCGTGCTTGATGAGGCAGACCGACTGTTGGAGATGGGCTTCGATGCCAG TCTGAACACCATCCTGGGCTACCTGCCCAAACAGAGGCGGACCGGCCTGTTCTCAGCCACTCAGACacaggagctggagaagctgGTGAGGGCCGGCCTCAGGAATCCCGTGCGGATCACCGTCAAAGAAAAAGGCGTGGCTGCCACCGCCACCCAGAAGACCCCATCACGGCTCTCCAACTACTACACT ATGTGTCGATCTGAGGACAAGTTCAACAACCTGGTGGCATTTCTGAGGCAACACAAGCATGAGAAGCAGCTGGTCTTCTTCAG cacgtgtgcgtgtgtggagtACTACGGCCGAGCTCTGGAGACGCTGATCAAGAAGGTGACCGTCTCTCTCATCCACGgcaagatgaaaaacaaacgcAACAAGATCTTCGCCGACTTCCGGAGCCTGAAAAG TGGGATCCTAGTGTGCACTGACGTCATGGCCAGGGGCATCGACATCCCCGACGTTAACTGGGTGCTGCAGTATGATCCTCCCAGCAGTGCCCG tgcGTTTGTCCATCGCTGCGGTCGTACAGCACGTATTGGTAACCAGGGAAACGCCCTTGTCTTTCTGCTGCCAATGGAGGAGTCGTATGTCAATTTCCTGTCCATCAACCAGAAA TGCCCTCTCCAGAAGATGCCCCCTATCGCTGACGTTGTAGACGTGCTGCCCAAAGTGAAGGCCATGTCTTTAGCAGACCGCGCCATGTTTGACCGGAGCATGAGGGCCTTCGTCTCCTACGTGCAGGCGTATGCCAAACACGAATGTAGTCTCATCTTTAGAATCAAag ATCTGGACTTTGCCTCCTTAGCCCGTGGATTTGCCCTCCTTCGCATGCCCAAGATGCCCGAACTGAGAAGGAAAACGTTCCCCAATTTCATTGGGACGACAGTGGACACGGAAACCATCCGCTACAAGGACAAGAAccgagagaaacagagacagaagatgctgaaagagagagaggaggcggaTCCTCAGCCCAGGAGGAATTTCGTTAAGAACAAGTCCTGGTCCAAACAGAAGACTAAGAAGGAACGTAAGAGAAAGAGGTCAACCAAGAGGAAACAAGACGAG GACTCTGGCACGGACGATGAAGACATGACGGAGCTTTTAAATGACACTCGTCTCCTCAAGAAACTGAAGAAAGGCCAAATCAGTGCAGAGGACTTTGACAAACAGATCGTGAAGTCGGAACACAAAACAGAGGCACCGTCACTCGACTGCGTGGACCAAGAGGATGTTTGA
- the eif2b1 gene encoding translation initiation factor eIF-2B subunit alpha, which translates to MMDEEELVEYFRAQLREDPDIASAVAAIRTLLEFLKRDKGETILGLRESMKWATACLTGVDSSVAVSSGGELFLRFITLTSLEHQDLSRCKKMMEERGELFLEKISMSRSKVAKLCHTFIKDGAKILTHSYSRVVLRVLEKAAAEKKRFSVYVTESQPDSAGRQMAEALRKLNVPVTVVLDAAVGYVLEKVDLVIIGAEGVVESGGIINKIGTYQMALCSKTHNKPFYVVAESFKFVRLYPLNQQDVPDKFKYKADTLKTVQNLSEEHPIIDYTPPSLITLLFTDLGVLTPSAVSDELIKLYL; encoded by the exons ATGATGGATGAAGAGG AGCTGGTGGAGTACTTCAGAGCTCAGTTGAGGGAAGACCCAGACATAGCTTCAGCTGTGGCCGCCATTCGCACTCTGCTTGAATTCCTCAAACGAGACAAAG GTGAGACCATCCTGGGCCTTAGGGAGAGTATGAAATGGGCCACAGCCTGTTTGACAGGAGTGGACTCCTCTGTGGCTGTGTCCTCAGGAGGAGAGCTTTTCCTGCGCTTCATAACCCTCACATCACTAGAGCAccag GATCTGTCACGTTGTAAGAAGAtgatggaggagagaggagaactATTTCTAGAGAAGATCTCAATGTCCAGGAGCAAAGTTGCCAAGCTTTGTCACACCTTTATCAAAGATGGCGCT AAAATCCTGACTCACTCTTACTCCAGAGTCGTCCTCAGGGTGCTGGAAAAAGCTGCAGCCGAGAAGAAACGCTTCTCAGTCTATGTGACTGAATCGCAGCCTGACTCAGCCGG GCGACAGATGGCAGAAGCCCTGAGGAAACTCAATGTTCCAGTCACAGTTGTCCTGGATGCAGCCGTGGG GTATGTCCTGGAGAAGGTGGATCTAGTGATCATTGGCGCAGAGGGAGTGGTGGAGAGTGGAGGAATCATTAACAAG ATCGGCACTTACCAGATGGCGCTGTGCTCCAAAACTCACAACAAGCCCTTCTATGTGGTGGCAGAGAGTTTTAAATTTGTCCGCCTGTATCCGCTCAACCAACAGGATGTGCCCGACAAATTTAAG TACAAAGCAGATACTCTGAAGACAGTGCAGAACCTGTCAGAGGAGCATCCCATCATAGATTACACGCCTCCTTCCCTCATCACCCTCCTCTTCACTGACCTGGGAGTCCTCACCCCGTCTGCCGTCAGCGACGAACtcatcaaactttatttatga